The Apium graveolens cultivar Ventura chromosome 6, ASM990537v1, whole genome shotgun sequence genome contains a region encoding:
- the LOC141667865 gene encoding eukaryotic translation initiation factor 1A, with the protein MPKNKGKGGKNRKRGKNEADDEKRELVFKEDGQEYAQVMRMLGNGRCEAMCIDGTKRLCHIRGKMHKKVWIAAGDIILVGLRDYQDDKADVILKYMPDEARLLKAYGELPENTRLNEGIAGGMDEEDENAGDDYIEFEDEDIDKI; encoded by the coding sequence ATGCCGAAGAACAAAGGAAAGGGAGGCAAGAACCGCAAGCGAGGCAAAAACGAGGCCGATGACGAGAAGCGCGAGTTAGTCTTCAAAGAAGACGGCCAAGAATACGCGCAGGTGATGCGCATGCTGGGAAACGGACGATGCGAAGCCATGTGTATTGACGGAACCAAACGGCTCTGTCATATCCGCGGCAAAATGCACAAGAAGGTGTGGATTGCAGCTGGCGATATTATTCTCGTCGGGCTTCGTGATTATCAGGATGATAAGGCGGATGTGATACTGAAATATATGCCTGATGAGGCGAGGTTGTTGAAGGCGTATGGCGAGTTACCGGAGAATACGAGGTTGAATGAGGGGATTGCTGGTGGGATGGATGAGGAGGATGAGAATGCTGGCGATGATTATATTGAGTTTGAGGATGAGGATATCGATAAAATTTAG